In Paludibaculum fermentans, the genomic stretch ATGTCTTCCACAACACCATCATCGGCGAGCAGACCGTCCGCGATCCCTCGTCGAACATGCACTTTCGCAACAACCTGTTTCTGGGCCGCGACACTCCGAACCGGGGCATCATGACGTGGGCCAATGCGACAGATTCGTACAGCTCCGACTACAACGGGTACCGGCCCAACCGGGGCGTAGCCGCGCAGTATGCCTGGCTCGGTCCGGCCGCCGGACAGCGCCTCTACGAGCCCAAGCCCACCGACTGGAATACCTTCGGCACGCTCGCTGAATTCCGTGCCGCCACCGGCCAGGAGCAGCACGGGCTGGAAGTCGACTTTGACATCTTCGAACAGCTCGCTCCGCCCAACCCGGCGACGCGTCACGCGGTGTACCACTCCATGGACCTGAACTTCCGTCTCAAACCCGGCGGCAAGGCTGTCGACGCGGGGGTGCCCATCCCGACCGTGAACGAAGGATTTGCGGGCCGGGCGCCCGATTTGGGGGCGTTGGAACTGGGGCAACCGGAGCCGCACTACGGGCCGCGCTGGCTGACTTGGCGGCCGTTTTACCGCTGATCGCGCACTTTTCACCTGGAGCAAAGCGGCACAGAATTCAGGACGGGCTTGACGTCCGCGGCTGACGTTGATAGCTTATCTTTGGAATTTCTTGCAGTAGCGCATAAATATGCCAATGGGGACTTACAGTGGTGGCATCTGCAGTCCGGATTGAAGAGTTGCAGCGGATCTCGGCTGCAGTCCGCAGCCGCAGTTTGCGGATGGTTCACAGTGCAAAAACTGGCCATCCGGGTGGCGACTTGTCCTCGACCGACATCCTGGTTTCGCTGTACTTCGGGGCCATGCGGGCAGGCGGGACATGGACGAATGCCGAAGACCGCGACCGCTTCGTGATGAGCAAGGGGCACTGCTCGGGCGCGTTCTACGCCACGCTGGCCCAGGCCGGCTGCTTTCCCGCGGAATGGCTGGACAGCTATATGCAGCCGATGTCGATGCTGAACGGCCATCCTGACCGGAACAAACTGCCCGGAGTGGAGGCAAACACGGGTCCATTGGGACACGGCATGCCCATTGCGACGGGCATGGCGCTGGCGGCGAAGATCAGCGGCGCTGCCTGGCGGACTTTTGTGCTCACAGGCGACGGCGAGTTGCAGGAAGGCAGCAACTGGGAGGCGGCGATGACCGCGGCCCACTACGGGCTGGACAACCTCACACTGATTGTCGACCGCAATCGGATCCAGCAGGGCGCCTGGACCGAGGATACGATCCGTCTGGAGCCGCTGGCCGACAAATGGCGCGCCTTCGGTTGGGCGGTCCATGAAGTGGATGGACACGATCATGCCGCGCTGGTCGAGCTATTCCACCGCCTGCCCTTGGAGCCGGGAAAACCGAATTGTGTGATCGCGCACACTCACAAGGGCCAGGGCGTCTCGTTCATGATGGACCGGCCGGAATGGCACCACAAAGTGCCCAGCGACACGGAATTGGAAGCAGCGCTGAAGGAGTTGCAGTCGTGAGCGCATCGGCGCAATTGTTCGATTGCCGGGACGCCTTCGCGCGCACCCTGGAAGAGGCCGCCGCGGCTGACGCGCGCATTGTGGCCGTGGTCAACGACTCGCTGGGGTCCAGCAAGATGGGCGGATTCCGCAAACTGTACCCGCGGCGGTTAGTCAATGTCGGCATCGCCGAGCAGAACATGGTGGGCGTGGGCTGCGGCCTGGCCAATGGCGGGCTGATCCCCTTCGTCTGTGGGGCCGCGTGTTTCCTGACCGGGCGTGCGATGGAGCAGGTGAAGGTAGACTTGGCCTATTCGAAGTCGAATGTGAAGTTGTGCGGCATGTCGGGCGGCATGGCGTATGGACCTCTGGGCCCGACTCACCACTCGATTGAAGACCTTGCCTGGACTCGGGTGTTGCCGAACCTGACCGTGATCGTGCCGGCGGATCCGTACGAGACGGAGCAGGCGCTGGGCGCGGCACTGGAGTTGGATGGTCCAGTCTATCTGCGGCTGAGCCGCATGGGTGTGCCGAACGTGCATGGAGAGGGCCAGGCGTTCCGGTTGGGCCGGGCGACGAAACTGCGGGAAGGCCGCGACGTGACGCTGATCGCCAATGGCACGCTGGTGTGCCGCGCCCTGGAGGCGGCCCGGCAGTTGGAGCAGGAAGGCATAGCGGCCCGCGTTCTGAACATGGCGACGCTGCGGCCGTTGGACGAGGAGGCGATTACTGCCGCCGCGCAAGAGACGGGTTGCATCGTTACGGCGGAGGAGCATTCCATCCACGGAGGCCTGGGCGGTGCGGTGGCTGAAGTGGTGACAGCCACGGTGCCAGTGCCGGTGAAGATTGTCGGAGTGCCTGACGTATTCGCGCCGACGGGCTCCACCGCATTCCTGTTTGAACACCTCGGCCTGACCGCGGCAGCCATCCACGATGCGGCGATCGCCGTAATGAGGAGGAAGGCCCGGAAGTGTTGAGCGCCGCTCGGATTCTGAGCATCGATCAAGGCACGACGAACACGAAGGCCCTGCTGGTGGACGCGCGAGGCGCGGTCCTGGCACGGGCTTCGCGACCGATGACGGTCCAGTGCCCGCGGCCGGGCTGGATCCAGCAGGATGCCGGGGCGATCTGGCAGGCCGTGCAGGCAGTGATGGACGAGTGCCTGGAGGCGGCCGGTGGAGCGCCGCCCGCGGCCATTGCCGTGAGCAACCAGCGCGAATCCGTCATCGTCTGGAACCGGAAGACCGGCGAGCCCTGCGGTCCCTGCGTGATCTGGCAATGCCGCCGGACCGCGCCGTTCTGTGCGGAACTCCGCCAGCGCGGGTTGGAGCCGGCCATCCGGCGGAAGACCGGACTCGGGATTGATCCGCTGTTCTCCGCCAGCAAGGCTGCCTGGCTCATCGACCAGCTTCCGGATGGACGGGCCATGGCTGAGGGCGGTGAGTTGTGCATGGGCACGGTGGATAGCTGGCTGCTGTGGAACCTGACAAAGGGGGCGGTGCATGCCTGCGACACCACGAATGCCTCACGGACACAGTTGATGGAACTGGGCCGGCTGGCCTGGGACGACGAGTTGTTGGAATGGTTTGGCGTACCTCGCGCTGTGCTGCCCGCGATTCAGCCGTCGAGCGGAGTGTTTGGCACAACCGCGGGAGCCGGACGATGCGGGGATGGGGTTCCCATTTGCGGAGTGATCGGCGATTCCCACGCGGCGCTGTTTGCCCATGCGGCGTTCCGTCCGCGAGCGACCAAGGCGACATATGGCACCGGCTCTTCACTGATGCGGGCGACCGAGGGACCCGTCTCCTCCAGCCACGGCCTGTCGGCGACGGTGGCCTGGTCAGCGGGCGGCCCGGCGCAGTACGGAATCGAAGGCAACATCACTCTGAGCGGCGGCACCATGCAGTGGACGGGTGAATTGCTGGGCTTGGGTGACCCGGCCGCCGACCTGGCCGGGATGGCGGCAGGAAAGGACGACAGCGGCGGCGTCTACCTGGTGCCGGCGATGGCCGGGCTGGGTGCTCCTTACTGGCGAGACGATGCCCGCGGCCTCATTACAGGACTGACCCGTGGAACGACCGCCGGCCATTTGGCGCGCGCTGCCCTGGAATCGATCGCCTTTCAGGTCCGTGATGTTTTCGACGCGATGACGCTGGACACCGGCGAAGAACCCGAGATGTTGCTGGCCGATGGCGGCGCCAGCCGCAACGATCAACTCATGCAGTTCCAGGCGGATATCCTGGGGCGGCCGGTGGTCCGGAATCTCTCATTGGATCTTTCCGCCATGGGTGCGGCCTGGCTAGCCGGGCTGGCCGCCGGAGTCTGGAAGGGCATTGGGGATTTGGAGCAGTTGCCGCGTCAGGAGCAGCGGTTCGAGCCCCAGATGAGCGAGGCCGACCGCCAGCGGCTGTATGCCGGATGGCGCGACGCGGTGGCCCGGACGCTGGGCGATTTCAAAACCCGGGAGATGGCAACATAAGTCATGGCTCGGATAGACGAACTCCGGTTGATCGCCAAAGTTGCGCGCATGTATTACGGTCAGGGCTTACGGCAGACCGAGATTATGGAGCGGCTGAATGTGTCGCAATCCACCATCTCGCGGCTGTTGAAGAAGGCCGAGGTAGAGGGCATCGTCCGCATCACCGTTGCCGTTCCTTCCGGCACTCATCCGGAGTTGGAGGAGGCGCTACAGTCGCACTATGCACTGAAGGAGGTGATCGTCGTCGATTGTATTGACGACGAGGCGCAGATCGCCCGGGACCTAGGCGCGGCGGCGGCATTCTACATGGAGACGACCCTGCGCCCGGGCGACGTCATCGGAATCTCGTCGTGGAGCGCCGCCCTGCTGGCCATGGTCGACGCCATGCATCCCAGCCAGCGCTGTGCCGGGGCCCGGGTCGTTCAGATCCTGGGCGGCATTGGGAATCCTGCTGCCGAAGTGCACGCCACCCATGTCACGCGGCGGCTGGCGAACCTGATCGGCGGGACCGCTACACTGCTGCCGGCGCCC encodes the following:
- a CDS encoding transketolase; its protein translation is MVHSAKTGHPGGDLSSTDILVSLYFGAMRAGGTWTNAEDRDRFVMSKGHCSGAFYATLAQAGCFPAEWLDSYMQPMSMLNGHPDRNKLPGVEANTGPLGHGMPIATGMALAAKISGAAWRTFVLTGDGELQEGSNWEAAMTAAHYGLDNLTLIVDRNRIQQGAWTEDTIRLEPLADKWRAFGWAVHEVDGHDHAALVELFHRLPLEPGKPNCVIAHTHKGQGVSFMMDRPEWHHKVPSDTELEAALKELQS
- a CDS encoding transketolase family protein; this translates as MAPQSAQRHGIGSSAEGVAVVSASAQLFDCRDAFARTLEEAAAADARIVAVVNDSLGSSKMGGFRKLYPRRLVNVGIAEQNMVGVGCGLANGGLIPFVCGAACFLTGRAMEQVKVDLAYSKSNVKLCGMSGGMAYGPLGPTHHSIEDLAWTRVLPNLTVIVPADPYETEQALGAALELDGPVYLRLSRMGVPNVHGEGQAFRLGRATKLREGRDVTLIANGTLVCRALEAARQLEQEGIAARVLNMATLRPLDEEAITAAAQETGCIVTAEEHSIHGGLGGAVAEVVTATVPVPVKIVGVPDVFAPTGSTAFLFEHLGLTAAAIHDAAIAVMRRKARKC
- a CDS encoding FGGY family carbohydrate kinase, which codes for MLSAARILSIDQGTTNTKALLVDARGAVLARASRPMTVQCPRPGWIQQDAGAIWQAVQAVMDECLEAAGGAPPAAIAVSNQRESVIVWNRKTGEPCGPCVIWQCRRTAPFCAELRQRGLEPAIRRKTGLGIDPLFSASKAAWLIDQLPDGRAMAEGGELCMGTVDSWLLWNLTKGAVHACDTTNASRTQLMELGRLAWDDELLEWFGVPRAVLPAIQPSSGVFGTTAGAGRCGDGVPICGVIGDSHAALFAHAAFRPRATKATYGTGSSLMRATEGPVSSSHGLSATVAWSAGGPAQYGIEGNITLSGGTMQWTGELLGLGDPAADLAGMAAGKDDSGGVYLVPAMAGLGAPYWRDDARGLITGLTRGTTAGHLARAALESIAFQVRDVFDAMTLDTGEEPEMLLADGGASRNDQLMQFQADILGRPVVRNLSLDLSAMGAAWLAGLAAGVWKGIGDLEQLPRQEQRFEPQMSEADRQRLYAGWRDAVARTLGDFKTREMAT
- a CDS encoding sugar-binding transcriptional regulator, coding for MARIDELRLIAKVARMYYGQGLRQTEIMERLNVSQSTISRLLKKAEVEGIVRITVAVPSGTHPELEEALQSHYALKEVIVVDCIDDEAQIARDLGAAAAFYMETTLRPGDVIGISSWSAALLAMVDAMHPSQRCAGARVVQILGGIGNPAAEVHATHVTRRLANLIGGTATLLPAPGVLGTVEAKQVMQEDQYVRQACELFGVVSVALVGIGAIEPSHLLTLSGNVFSGAELKELGERGAVGDICLRFFDGAGMPVVSPLNERVIGMSLEELRKVSRVVGVAGGRRKLAAIRGALAGKWINVLITDRLTASQLLESSTAANGAGRVAQVSRKR